A genomic segment from Elusimicrobium sp. encodes:
- a CDS encoding PTS sugar transporter subunit IIB, whose product MPIIFARVDDRLIHGQIVQAWLPELTVDEVLIPCHKGKETCLNRGLLRLSLPYEYDLSILDFVSAARYIASSKKRIFLLMADLQEAKEMIANGLQIKSLNIGGMHFKEGAQKLADNVFLDDEDKRLLKIIRDLGIAVETRAVPNSTSISISEALL is encoded by the coding sequence ATGCCTATTATTTTCGCGCGGGTAGACGACCGCTTAATCCACGGCCAAATCGTACAGGCTTGGCTACCGGAATTAACCGTTGACGAAGTGCTGATTCCTTGCCACAAGGGGAAGGAAACGTGCTTGAATCGCGGTCTTTTGCGCTTAAGCCTTCCGTACGAATATGATTTGTCTATCTTAGATTTTGTATCCGCCGCGCGCTACATTGCCTCTTCCAAAAAAAGAATTTTCCTTTTAATGGCCGATTTGCAGGAAGCCAAAGAAATGATTGCAAACGGTTTGCAAATCAAATCACTTAACATCGGCGGAATGCACTTTAAGGAAGGGGCCCAAAAATTGGCAGACAATGTGTTCTTGGACGACGAAGACAAACGCCTGCTAAAAATTATCCGCGATTTAGGCATTGCAGTTGAAACACGCGCCGTGCCAAATTCCACTTCCATTTCTATCAGCGAGGCCCTTTTATGA
- a CDS encoding HPr family phosphocarrier protein, giving the protein MIQQDLKITNRLGLHARPAALISQTAAGFTCEVLLEKDSVRVNAKSIMGVMMLAAEFGSTLRLTTEGEDEQQAFDAIKQLFDNKFNEEF; this is encoded by the coding sequence GTGATCCAACAAGACTTAAAAATTACAAACCGCTTAGGACTCCATGCCCGCCCTGCTGCGCTGATTTCCCAAACCGCCGCCGGGTTTACATGCGAAGTGCTGTTGGAAAAAGACTCCGTGCGCGTAAATGCCAAAAGCATCATGGGTGTTATGATGTTGGCGGCCGAATTCGGCTCTACGCTTCGCCTTACCACGGAAGGGGAAGACGAACAGCAAGCCTTCGACGCTATCAAACAACTTTTTGATAATAAATTTAACGAGGAATTTTAA